The genomic stretch ACCATAAATACAAGTCCAATTGAAAGTGGTACAAATAAGAAATGGAAAATCGTTGTTGATGCGAATTGAAAACGGGCTAAAAATAGTTTATCCACCCTTTTCTCCTCCTTTTTGTGCTAAAAATTACTGCTTCGTTCCCTGATTTGTGCTTCTCTCTTAAAAATCATGTGAAAAACCGCCCAAAGTGACGCGTTCAGTTGCTCTGTAATTCACAAAGCATAATAAAATAATATGTAATCCTTATTTTTCACAGATTTAGGAACTAGTTAAGAAAGATTTTCACTTTATAATGAGTTCTATCTGGAGTATATTTTATCCTATTTTGCGACAAATTTATTTAGTACTTTCGATGTTATTTTGTTTTAGTTAGATTGTGATATTTTTCGCAATTATTATCTGGCTGTAAATGTTGGTAAGGCTTATTGCTTTTTATTTCACAATGAAAGATTTAAAAGTATGATTTCTTACAATAAGCATTAAGACCTATTCAATTTATTCCGTTTTCGTAGATCTTGGAAAAAACTTTTTAACATTTCGCTGCTTTCTTTTTCCATTAATCCTGCTTCTACTTCACACGTATGATTAAATCGGTCATCTTGGAGTAAATTCATTAACGATCCGGCTGTTCCCGCTTTTGGATCTTTGGCTCCGTAATAAACTTTTTCAATCCGCGAAAGTAAAATGGCGCCGCTACACATCGGACATGGTTCTAGCGTAACGTATAGTTCTGCACCGCTAAGTCGCCATGAATTTTGATGTTTACACGCATCTTGAATCGCAAGCAACTCCGCATGGGTCACTGCATTTTGGCTCGTTTCACGCAAATTATGCGCCCGCCCAATAATTTCTCCATCTAAAACAACGACTGCACCAATTGGAACTTCTCCAATATCTCGTGCTTTCTCGGCTTCTTCAAGCGCTTGTTGCATAAAGAAAGCTCGTTCCATCTATGCACCTCATTTCTAAAAAGTCACTCATTGTTATTTTAGCATAGCTTGGATTGGATGTAGGAATAATCTGCTCAAACTTTCACAGGAACACTTTAGTTGCTTTCGCGGAACATTTATATTACCATATATTAATACTAGGTCCTAAAACAAAATTATCAAAATATACAATCTACTTATAAAGGAGAGTCATTATGAATTCAGAAAATTTAATCGCTCCAGAACTTTATAATATTACCGACGAGATTGCTAAATTCAGTTCTGAAAAAACTGCTTTAATTTGGAAAAATGAGCATAACGAAACAAAAACTTGGAGTTACCGCCACCTGCTTGAACAAGCGAATAAATTTGCCAATGTTGTCAAAGACGCAGGCATAAAAAAAGGTGACCACGTTATCGTCATGACACCTAGATTACTCGAAACGTACGCAATTTACATGGGCTTATGGAAAGCTGGTGCCATTATCATCCCGGCATCCGAGCTACTTAAAGCGCACGATTTAGAATACCGCATCCACCATGCAAACGTAAAAGCAATCGTTTCTTACAATGGAATGACTGCTGAATTTGATAAAATTGAAAGCATCCCTTCTGTTTCGAAAAAAATTATTGTTGGGGAGAAATTATCCGGCTGGGATCACTACGAAACATTAATGGAAGCCGCTTCAACCGAATTTGAACGCGTGGAAACTTCGCGCGATGATGCTTGTCTGCTTGCATTCACGAGTGGAACAACAGGTAATCCTAAAGGCGTTGTACATATTCACGGCTGGGGTTACGCGCATATTCGTATCGCTGCTGATCATTGGCTCGATATTCACGAAGACGATATCGTTTGGGCTACAGCCGGACCTGGTTGGCAAAAATGGGTTTGGTCTCCTTTCCTTTCTGTACTCGGAAAAGGTGCCACTGGCTTCATTTACAACGGTCGTTTCATTCCTGAAAAACAACTTCATTTACTGGAAGAAGAAAAAATCAACGTGCTGTGCTGTACGCCAACAGAATATCGCTTAATGGCTAAAGTAAATAATTTGCGCGAACATGATTTAAGTTCCCTTCGTAGCGCCGTATCAGCAGG from Listeria monocytogenes ATCC 19117 encodes the following:
- the tadA gene encoding tRNA adenosine(34) deaminase TadA, whose translation is MERAFFMQQALEEAEKARDIGEVPIGAVVVLDGEIIGRAHNLRETSQNAVTHAELLAIQDACKHQNSWRLSGAELYVTLEPCPMCSGAILLSRIEKVYYGAKDPKAGTAGSLMNLLQDDRFNHTCEVEAGLMEKESSEMLKSFFQDLRKRNKLNRS
- the mbcS gene encoding acyl-CoA synthetase MbcS, which gives rise to MNSENLIAPELYNITDEIAKFSSEKTALIWKNEHNETKTWSYRHLLEQANKFANVVKDAGIKKGDHVIVMTPRLLETYAIYMGLWKAGAIIIPASELLKAHDLEYRIHHANVKAIVSYNGMTAEFDKIESIPSVSKKIIVGEKLSGWDHYETLMEAASTEFERVETSRDDACLLAFTSGTTGNPKGVVHIHGWGYAHIRIAADHWLDIHEDDIVWATAGPGWQKWVWSPFLSVLGKGATGFIYNGRFIPEKQLHLLEEEKINVLCCTPTEYRLMAKVNNLREHDLSSLRSAVSAGEPLNREVIQVFQDNFDIKVRDGYGQTESTLLIGTLVDTPIRPGSMGKPIMPEYMAIIDAEGNPVGVGEIGDIAMRRDFPALFKEYYKEPERLQKAIRGDYFVSGDRAIRDEDNYYWFQGRNDDIIISSGYTIGPFEVEDALTHHPAVKEVAVVASPDEIRGTVVKAFIVLKDGYEGTEDLVHELQTFTKEQTAPYKYPRRIEFVEALPKTDSGKIRRVELRDAEFASVHG